A stretch of the Candidatus Bandiella numerosa genome encodes the following:
- the glyS gene encoding glycine--tRNA ligase subunit beta: MPALLFEIYSEEIPSEMQDFSASKLFNSMLEKLHKLFQKEFEGQYFFTPKRIGFHILDIPQIVNSTASEIRGPKTTAPEKAIKGFLKKYNIKNISNLIEKDGYYHYNEASEKKCIKEVIKIALEEIIKTFVWPKSMRWGRYDIKWIRPIHSILCILDKEVIPVNFGHITASNQTHGKNKVINIDSFVTYTQKLEELGIHIFQEKRLEIIKTQTISICKSLNISIINDDELIKEVANLVESPHVTIGKIEEKFMKLPKEILVSMLKFHQKYLMTQDKNGNLAPYFIIVSNVMTDDNLKTVIAGNEKVLKSRLSDAQYFYNQDLKTSLIDKFEKLKKVTFHHEIGSYYDKMKMVKEVALDIAKQIKINNKDKVERTSLLMKADLVTEIVNELPELQGIAGYYYALNDNEGTDVADAIKEHYLPKGPSDQVPKEALSITMALADKIVTLNSVFNINIKPTGSKDPYALRRAAIGIIRIVCSNELEIKLKHLINKDVIDFIKERIEILSSKDKNIYSIDLKYINNSL, from the coding sequence ATGCCAGCATTGCTTTTTGAAATTTACTCTGAGGAAATACCAAGTGAAATGCAAGATTTTAGTGCTAGCAAGCTTTTCAATAGTATGCTTGAAAAATTGCATAAGCTATTTCAAAAAGAATTTGAGGGGCAGTATTTTTTTACTCCAAAAAGAATAGGATTTCACATACTAGACATCCCCCAAATAGTTAATAGCACTGCTTCGGAGATTAGAGGGCCAAAAACAACTGCCCCTGAAAAAGCAATAAAAGGCTTTCTTAAAAAATATAATATAAAAAATATTTCTAATCTTATAGAAAAGGATGGCTATTATCATTACAATGAAGCATCAGAAAAAAAATGTATCAAAGAGGTTATAAAAATAGCACTTGAAGAAATCATTAAAACATTTGTATGGCCAAAATCTATGAGGTGGGGAAGGTACGATATAAAATGGATCCGACCAATCCATTCAATATTATGTATATTGGACAAAGAAGTTATCCCAGTAAATTTTGGTCACATCACAGCAAGTAATCAAACACATGGCAAAAATAAAGTTATAAATATTGATTCTTTTGTAACATATACACAAAAACTAGAAGAGCTTGGTATCCATATTTTCCAAGAAAAAAGACTGGAAATAATTAAAACTCAAACTATCAGCATTTGTAAATCATTAAATATTTCTATAATAAATGATGATGAGTTAATAAAAGAGGTTGCTAATTTAGTAGAATCTCCTCACGTTACTATTGGCAAAATTGAAGAAAAATTCATGAAATTGCCTAAAGAAATTTTAGTATCAATGCTAAAATTTCACCAAAAATATTTAATGACACAAGATAAAAACGGTAATTTAGCCCCATATTTTATTATTGTTTCAAATGTTATGACAGATGATAATTTAAAAACTGTGATTGCTGGAAACGAAAAGGTTTTAAAATCTAGACTTTCTGATGCTCAATATTTCTATAATCAGGACCTAAAAACAAGCCTCATCGATAAATTTGAAAAGCTAAAGAAGGTTACCTTTCACCATGAAATAGGTAGTTATTATGATAAAATGAAAATGGTAAAAGAAGTCGCTCTAGACATTGCTAAACAAATTAAAATTAATAATAAAGATAAGGTTGAGCGAACATCACTATTAATGAAAGCAGATTTAGTTACAGAGATAGTAAATGAATTACCTGAACTACAGGGTATAGCAGGGTACTATTACGCTTTAAATGATAATGAAGGAACTGATGTTGCAGATGCAATTAAAGAACATTATCTGCCAAAAGGTCCTAGCGACCAAGTTCCTAAGGAAGCTTTAAGTATTACAATGGCATTGGCAGATAAAATAGTTACTTTAAATTCAGTGTTTAATATTAATATTAAACCCACTGGCTCTAAGGATCCTTATGCGTTAAGAAGAGCAGCTATCGGTATTATAAGAATTGTTTGTTCTAATGAATTAGAAATTAAACTAAAACATTTGATTAACAAAGACGTGATCGACTTCATCAAAGAAAGAATTGAAATCTTATCAAGTAAGGACAAAAATATATATTCTATAGATTTGAAATACATCAATAACTCTCTATAA